One window of Flavobacterium ammonificans genomic DNA carries:
- a CDS encoding DUF4199 domain-containing protein produces MINEIIKKNGVTYGIITAIISVFSTTIMYSIDLNLFVNMWIGFSLIGLYLIIGIILLFNTKKDLKGNLSFKEGFTTYFISALIGVTVSTAFSILLFNFIDTEARDQISELFIKSQVKMMQNFGAPPKAINEMITQLKENSQFSFQGLITGFFQSMLGSIIFGLILAAFFKSKSQE; encoded by the coding sequence ATGATAAACGAAATTATTAAAAAAAATGGCGTTACATATGGAATTATTACAGCTATAATTTCAGTTTTCTCTACTACTATAATGTATTCAATAGACTTAAATCTATTTGTCAATATGTGGATTGGATTTAGTCTTATTGGTTTATACTTGATTATTGGTATAATTTTACTTTTTAACACCAAAAAAGATTTAAAAGGTAATTTATCATTTAAAGAAGGATTTACTACTTATTTTATTTCAGCCTTGATAGGCGTAACGGTTTCTACAGCATTTAGCATACTTCTTTTTAACTTCATAGATACAGAAGCACGTGATCAAATCAGTGAGCTATTCATAAAAAGTCAAGTTAAAATGATGCAAAATTTTGGAGCACCACCAAAAGCAATTAATGAAATGATTACTCAATTAAAAGAAAATTCGCAATTTTCATTCCAAGGACTTATAACAGGTTTTTTTCAGTCAATGTTAGGTTCAATAATTTTTGGATTGATATTAGCCGCATTTTTTAAAAGTAAGTCACAAGAATAA